The Collimonas sp. PA-H2 genome contains a region encoding:
- the pheA gene encoding prephenate dehydratase: protein MSEDKLLPLRQQIDAIDAEILALLNRRAKIAQEVGHVKAETNAPVFRPEREAQVLLKVAERNPGPLQGGDVQTIFREVMSACRALEKRVTVAYLGPAGTFSEQAVYQQFGHAVEGLPCVSIDEVFRATEAGTADFGVAPIENSSEGVINRTLDLLLQTTLNISGEVSIPVHHSLMTKEGTMAGIARICAHSQALAQCNAWLNQHYPNIERQAVASNAEAARMASENEAVAAIAGEMAAQKYDLQIVSANIQDDPHNRTRFAVVGRLQNGASGKDQTSLVLSVANKAGAVYKLLAPLAKHGVSMTRFESRPARMGAWEYYFYVDVEGHAADEKVAKALDELQQNAAFYKLLGSYPRSF, encoded by the coding sequence ATGAGCGAAGACAAACTCCTACCCTTGCGTCAGCAGATCGACGCGATTGACGCCGAAATCCTGGCCTTGCTGAACCGACGCGCGAAAATCGCGCAAGAGGTCGGCCACGTCAAGGCTGAAACCAATGCCCCCGTGTTCCGTCCAGAACGCGAGGCGCAGGTCTTGCTCAAGGTCGCCGAACGCAATCCCGGACCGCTGCAAGGCGGCGATGTACAGACCATTTTTCGCGAAGTGATGTCGGCTTGCCGCGCGCTGGAAAAGCGCGTGACGGTAGCTTACCTGGGACCGGCCGGCACCTTCAGCGAACAGGCGGTGTACCAGCAGTTCGGTCACGCGGTGGAAGGCCTGCCGTGCGTCTCGATTGACGAAGTATTCCGCGCGACGGAAGCTGGCACCGCCGACTTCGGCGTGGCGCCTATCGAGAACTCGTCGGAAGGCGTGATCAACCGCACCCTCGACCTGCTGCTGCAAACCACGCTCAACATCAGCGGCGAAGTGTCGATTCCGGTGCATCACAGCCTGATGACCAAGGAAGGCACGATGGCCGGCATCGCCCGCATTTGCGCCCATTCGCAGGCGCTGGCGCAATGCAATGCCTGGCTCAACCAGCACTACCCGAATATCGAACGGCAGGCGGTGGCGTCGAATGCCGAAGCGGCGCGCATGGCCAGCGAAAATGAAGCCGTGGCGGCGATCGCCGGCGAGATGGCTGCGCAAAAATACGATTTGCAGATTGTTAGCGCGAATATCCAGGACGACCCGCACAACCGCACCCGCTTCGCCGTGGTTGGCCGTCTGCAGAACGGCGCCAGCGGCAAGGACCAGACTTCGCTGGTGCTGTCGGTGGCGAACAAGGCCGGCGCCGTCTACAAACTGCTGGCGCCGCTCGCCAAGCATGGCGTTTCGATGACCCGTTTTGAGTCTCGGCCGGCGCGCATGGGCGCATGGGAATACTATTTCTATGTCGACGTCGAAGGCCATGCGGCAGACGAGAAGGTAGCCAAGGCACTTGACGAACTGCAGCAGAACGCGGCGTTCTACAAGCTGCTCGGATCGTATCCGCGCAGCTTTTGA
- the serC gene encoding 3-phosphoserine/phosphohydroxythreonine transaminase produces MPIYNFSAGPAVLPKEVLQQAAAEMLDWQGSGMSVMEMSHRGKEFMSILAAAQHDFRELFAVPDNYTLLFMQGGAIAENAIVPLNLLGRGGRAQPATSDYINTGSWSTKSLKEARRYGNVNVAASSEDSHFAQIPERDSWQLSKDPAYVHICTNETIDGVEYQFTPDVAAETNDAPLVADMSSHILSRVVDVSKYGVIYGGAQKNIGPAGLTLVVVREDLLGHALPACPSAFNWKIVADNDSMYNTPPTYAIYIAGLVFQWLKKQGGVAAMEQRNIAKAALLYDYLDSTDFYRTKIASSCRSRMNVPFFLADETLNESFLSGAQEQGLLQLKGHKSVGGMRASIYNAMPLEGVHALVAYLKEFEKRRG; encoded by the coding sequence ATGCCTATCTATAATTTTTCTGCTGGTCCTGCCGTGTTGCCAAAAGAGGTGCTGCAGCAAGCTGCTGCTGAAATGCTGGACTGGCAGGGCAGCGGCATGTCGGTGATGGAGATGAGTCATCGCGGCAAGGAATTCATGTCTATCCTGGCCGCCGCGCAGCACGATTTCCGCGAACTGTTCGCGGTGCCGGACAACTACACGCTTCTGTTCATGCAGGGTGGCGCGATTGCCGAGAATGCGATTGTTCCGCTCAACCTGCTGGGGCGCGGCGGTCGCGCCCAGCCGGCGACCAGCGATTACATCAACACCGGTTCGTGGTCGACCAAGTCGCTGAAAGAAGCGCGGCGCTACGGCAACGTTAATGTCGCCGCTTCTTCCGAAGACAGCCATTTCGCGCAGATTCCCGAGCGCGACAGCTGGCAGCTGTCCAAGGATCCGGCTTACGTGCATATCTGCACCAATGAAACCATCGACGGCGTCGAATACCAGTTCACGCCTGATGTCGCCGCTGAAACAAACGACGCACCGCTGGTGGCCGACATGTCGTCGCACATCTTGTCGCGTGTGGTGGACGTTTCCAAATACGGCGTGATCTATGGCGGCGCACAAAAGAACATCGGCCCCGCCGGACTGACGCTGGTGGTGGTGCGTGAAGACTTGCTCGGCCATGCCTTGCCGGCCTGTCCCTCCGCCTTTAACTGGAAAATCGTCGCCGACAACGATTCGATGTACAACACGCCGCCAACCTATGCGATCTACATCGCCGGGCTGGTGTTCCAGTGGCTCAAGAAGCAGGGCGGCGTCGCTGCGATGGAGCAGCGCAATATCGCCAAGGCGGCACTGCTGTACGACTACCTGGATTCCACCGACTTCTACCGGACCAAGATCGCCAGCAGCTGCCGCTCGCGCATGAACGTGCCTTTCTTCTTGGCCGATGAAACGCTCAACGAATCATTCCTGAGCGGCGCCCAGGAGCAGGGTTTGCTGCAGCTGAAGGGCCATAAATCGGTAGGCGGCATGCGTGCTTCGATCTATAACGCCATGCCTTTGGAAGGGGTGCACGCGCTGGTGGCGTATCTGAAGGAATTTGAAAAGCGGCGCGGCTAG
- the gyrA gene encoding DNA gyrase subunit A produces MDQFAKETIPISLEEEMRKSYLDYAMSVIVGRALPDVRDGLKPVHRRVLFAMHEMNNVWNRPFVKCARVVGETMGKYHPHGDASIYDTLVRMAQPFSLRYMLVDGQGNFGSIDGDGAAAMRYTECRLDKIAGELLADLDKETVDFVPNYDGKEKEPSVLPTRIPNLLINGSSGIAVGMATNIPPHNLTEVIDGALHVLRNADCTIDELIEIIPAPDFPTAGIIYGVSGVRDGYRTGRGRVVMRAKTHFEEFGREGRTAIIIDELPYQVNKKALLERIAELVRDKKLEGISDLRDESDKSGMRVVIELKRGEVAEVVLNNLYKQTQLQDTFGMNMVALVDGQPKLLNLKQMLECFLSHRREVVTRRTVFELRKARERGHVLEGLAVALANIDDFIALIKAAPTPPVAKSELMARAWDSSMVREMLARTGDENIGGIESFRPENLPKHYGIQTDGMYRLSDDQAQEILQMRLQRLTGLEQDKIVNEYKDVMAQIADLLDILAKPERVTVIITDEMTAAKNEYGIGNKDERRSQIEHNPTDLGTEDLITPQDMVVTLSHTGYMKAQPVSEYRAQKRGGRGKQAMATKEDDWIDQLFVGNTHDYILCFSNRGRLYWLKIWEVPQGSRNSRGKPIVNMFPLQDGEKITVVLPLSGANRSFPEDRYVFMSTSLGTVKKTPLSDFSNPRKAGIIAVDLDEGDFLIGAALTDGQHDVMLFSDSGKAVRFDENDVRPMGRTARGVRGMNLEEGQQVIALLVAENEQQSVLTATENGFGKRTPITEYTRHGRGTKGMIAIQTSERNGKVVAATLVEPSDEIILITTGGVLIRTRVAEIREMGRATQGVTLIAVEDGTKLSGLQRVVESDAEVDAEVEANAGAEAGGSAEAGDAPDAASE; encoded by the coding sequence ATGGATCAATTCGCTAAAGAAACTATCCCGATTTCCCTCGAAGAAGAAATGCGCAAGAGCTACCTCGATTACGCCATGAGCGTGATCGTCGGCCGTGCGCTGCCGGATGTGCGCGACGGCCTCAAGCCGGTGCACCGCCGGGTCTTGTTCGCCATGCATGAAATGAACAACGTCTGGAATCGCCCGTTCGTCAAATGCGCGCGCGTGGTCGGTGAAACCATGGGTAAGTATCACCCGCATGGCGACGCTTCGATCTACGACACGCTGGTGCGGATGGCGCAGCCGTTCTCGCTGCGCTACATGCTGGTCGACGGCCAGGGCAACTTCGGTTCGATCGACGGCGACGGCGCCGCGGCGATGCGTTACACCGAGTGCCGCCTGGACAAGATCGCCGGCGAGCTGCTGGCCGACCTCGACAAGGAAACCGTCGACTTCGTGCCGAACTACGACGGCAAGGAAAAAGAACCGTCGGTGTTGCCGACCCGCATTCCTAACCTGCTGATCAACGGTTCCTCCGGGATCGCGGTGGGTATGGCGACCAACATTCCGCCGCACAACCTGACCGAAGTGATCGACGGCGCGCTGCATGTGCTGCGCAACGCCGATTGCACCATCGACGAGCTGATCGAAATCATCCCGGCGCCGGATTTCCCGACCGCCGGCATCATCTATGGCGTCTCCGGCGTGCGCGACGGTTACCGCACCGGCCGCGGCCGTGTGGTGATGCGGGCCAAGACGCACTTCGAAGAATTCGGACGTGAAGGCCGCACCGCGATCATCATCGACGAACTGCCGTACCAGGTAAACAAGAAGGCCTTGCTGGAACGCATCGCCGAGCTGGTGCGCGACAAGAAGCTGGAAGGCATTTCCGACCTGCGCGACGAGTCGGACAAGTCCGGCATGCGCGTGGTGATCGAGCTCAAGCGCGGCGAAGTGGCCGAGGTTGTGCTCAACAACCTGTACAAGCAAACGCAGCTGCAAGACACCTTCGGCATGAACATGGTCGCCCTGGTGGATGGCCAGCCTAAGCTGCTGAACCTGAAGCAGATGCTGGAATGCTTCCTGTCGCACCGCCGCGAAGTGGTGACGCGCCGTACCGTGTTCGAACTGCGCAAGGCGCGCGAGCGCGGCCACGTGCTGGAAGGCCTGGCGGTAGCGCTGGCGAACATCGACGATTTCATCGCCCTGATCAAGGCGGCGCCAACGCCACCGGTAGCGAAATCCGAACTGATGGCGCGTGCCTGGGATTCTTCCATGGTGCGCGAAATGCTGGCTCGCACCGGCGATGAAAACATCGGCGGTATCGAGTCCTTCCGTCCCGAAAACCTGCCTAAGCATTACGGCATCCAGACTGACGGCATGTATCGCCTGTCGGACGACCAGGCGCAGGAAATCCTGCAGATGCGTCTGCAGCGCCTGACCGGCCTGGAGCAAGACAAGATCGTCAACGAGTACAAAGACGTGATGGCGCAGATCGCCGACTTGCTGGATATCCTGGCCAAGCCGGAACGCGTCACCGTCATCATCACCGACGAGATGACCGCAGCCAAGAACGAATACGGCATCGGCAATAAGGATGAGCGCCGTTCGCAGATCGAGCACAATCCTACCGATCTCGGCACGGAAGACCTGATCACGCCGCAAGACATGGTGGTGACCTTGTCGCATACCGGCTACATGAAGGCGCAGCCTGTTTCCGAATACCGCGCGCAGAAGCGCGGTGGCCGCGGCAAGCAAGCGATGGCGACCAAGGAAGACGATTGGATCGACCAGCTGTTCGTCGGCAATACCCACGACTACATCCTGTGTTTCAGCAATCGCGGCCGTCTGTACTGGCTGAAGATCTGGGAAGTACCGCAAGGTTCGCGCAACTCACGCGGCAAGCCTATCGTCAACATGTTCCCGCTGCAGGATGGCGAGAAGATCACGGTGGTGCTGCCATTGTCGGGCGCCAACCGCAGCTTCCCTGAAGACCGTTATGTCTTTATGTCGACCAGTCTCGGCACTGTCAAGAAAACGCCATTGTCCGACTTCAGCAATCCGCGCAAGGCCGGCATCATCGCGGTCGACCTGGATGAAGGCGACTTCCTGATCGGCGCCGCGCTGACCGATGGCCAGCATGACGTCATGCTGTTCTCCGATTCCGGCAAGGCAGTGCGCTTTGACGAAAACGATGTGCGTCCGATGGGCCGCACCGCGCGCGGCGTGCGCGGCATGAACCTGGAAGAAGGACAACAAGTCATTGCACTGCTGGTCGCCGAAAACGAACAGCAATCGGTGTTGACCGCGACTGAAAACGGCTTCGGCAAACGTACTCCGATCACCGAGTACACGCGCCACGGCCGCGGCACCAAGGGCATGATCGCGATCCAGACCAGCGAACGCAACGGCAAGGTGGTGGCGGCAACGCTGGTGGAACCTAGCGATGAAATCATCCTGATCACTACTGGCGGCGTCCTGATACGCACCCGTGTCGCGGAAATCCGCGAAATGGGCCGCGCTACCCAGGGCGTCACGCTGATCGCGGTGGAAGACGGCACCAAGCTGAGCGGTTTGCAGCGCGTGGTCGAATCGGACGCCGAGGTCGATGCGGAAGTGGAAGCGAATGCAGGCGCTGAGGCGGGCGGCAGCGCTGAAGCAGGCGATGCTCCCGACGCAGCATCGGAGTAA
- a CDS encoding OmpA family protein, with protein sequence MRHTIALSLLLGSACGFAASSTLAQTTDIQAAPGKSAYLQDGRGPVVRSQDGLCWRSSYWDANDAVAGCDGELVSPVMKTIAPALAATPAISNEQPAASAVVAQCEFTLASDSIFSFGKAILSKAAKQEIDKNTITKLVNCGDAKVILVTGYTDHLGTDAYNRKLSMQRAASVASYLKSKGVSNRIETNGAGAAAPIVTCSNKLSLKKRIACLSPNRRVVVKIQ encoded by the coding sequence ATGCGTCATACGATTGCGCTGAGCCTATTGTTAGGCTCGGCTTGCGGCTTTGCGGCCAGTTCTACCCTTGCCCAGACTACCGATATCCAGGCCGCGCCTGGCAAAAGTGCCTATCTGCAAGACGGCCGCGGGCCGGTGGTGCGCAGCCAGGATGGCCTGTGCTGGCGTTCGAGTTATTGGGACGCCAACGATGCCGTCGCCGGCTGCGACGGCGAACTGGTGTCGCCGGTGATGAAAACCATCGCGCCGGCGCTGGCCGCAACTCCCGCAATTTCCAATGAGCAACCTGCGGCATCGGCTGTGGTCGCTCAATGTGAGTTCACTTTGGCCAGCGATAGCATTTTCAGCTTTGGAAAAGCAATCCTGAGCAAGGCTGCCAAGCAAGAAATTGATAAAAACACCATTACAAAACTGGTAAATTGCGGCGACGCCAAAGTCATTCTGGTGACCGGCTACACCGATCACCTTGGAACAGACGCATATAACAGGAAGTTATCGATGCAACGCGCCGCCAGCGTCGCCAGTTACCTAAAAAGCAAAGGCGTAAGCAACAGGATAGAGACAAACGGCGCCGGCGCGGCCGCACCGATAGTGACATGCAGCAACAAACTCAGCCTCAAGAAACGCATCGCCTGCCTCAGCCCGAACCGCAGAGTGGTAGTAAAAATACAATAA
- the ompA gene encoding outer membrane protein OmpA: MNKLAKLVFAASAVVALSASAQEIKDIQAATPNSAYVQDARGVIARDPYGLCWHTGYWTPADSVPGCDGEIAQAAPAPVAPAPAPVVPAPAPVSQKVTFAADAFFDFDKAVLKPEGKAKLDDLTSKLGAINLEVIIAVGHTDSVGSVAYNQKLSVRRAEAVKAYLVHKGIESNRVYTEGKGKSQPVADNKTAAGRAKNRRVEIEVVGTSK, encoded by the coding sequence ATGAATAAATTAGCAAAACTCGTCTTCGCTGCGTCCGCAGTCGTCGCACTCTCTGCCTCTGCGCAGGAAATCAAAGATATCCAGGCGGCTACTCCTAACAGCGCCTACGTGCAAGATGCACGCGGTGTAATCGCACGTGACCCGTACGGTCTGTGCTGGCACACCGGCTACTGGACACCAGCTGACTCGGTTCCAGGTTGCGATGGCGAAATCGCTCAAGCTGCACCAGCTCCAGTTGCACCAGCACCAGCTCCAGTTGTTCCAGCACCAGCTCCAGTATCGCAAAAGGTTACTTTCGCTGCTGACGCATTCTTCGACTTCGACAAAGCTGTCCTGAAGCCAGAAGGCAAAGCCAAGCTGGACGACCTGACATCGAAACTGGGCGCAATCAACCTGGAAGTTATCATCGCTGTTGGTCACACTGACTCGGTCGGTTCCGTTGCTTACAACCAGAAGCTGTCGGTTCGCCGCGCTGAAGCTGTCAAGGCATACCTGGTACACAAGGGTATCGAATCCAACCGTGTTTACACCGAAGGTAAAGGCAAGTCGCAACCAGTCGCTGACAACAAGACTGCTGCCGGCCGCGCTAAAAACCGTCGCGTTGAAATCGAAGTTGTTGGTACAAGCAAGTAA
- the ubiG gene encoding bifunctional 2-polyprenyl-6-hydroxyphenol methylase/3-demethylubiquinol 3-O-methyltransferase UbiG: MNADPSELKKFSDLAHRWWDPESEFRPLHEINPLRLEWINSRASLAGKKVLDIGCGGGILAESMARKGATVTGIDLSDKALKVADLHSLESGIQVRYEKIAAEDMASREAGQFDVVTCMEMLEHVPDPASIVRACATLVKPGGQVFFSTLNRNPKAYLQAVLAAEYLLRMLPKGTHDYAKFITPAELAQFARNAGLSVDVMRGMSYNPLTLIYSLNQDASVNYLMACTRHA, translated from the coding sequence ATGAACGCAGACCCATCAGAACTCAAAAAATTCAGCGACCTGGCTCACCGTTGGTGGGATCCGGAGTCGGAATTCCGCCCGCTGCATGAAATCAACCCGTTGCGCCTGGAATGGATCAATTCGCGCGCCTCGCTGGCTGGCAAGAAGGTACTGGATATTGGCTGCGGCGGCGGCATCCTGGCGGAATCGATGGCGCGCAAAGGCGCAACCGTCACCGGCATCGACCTGTCGGACAAGGCATTGAAGGTAGCTGACCTGCATAGCCTGGAATCGGGCATCCAGGTCCGTTACGAAAAGATCGCCGCGGAAGACATGGCTAGCCGCGAAGCCGGACAGTTCGATGTGGTGACCTGCATGGAGATGCTGGAACACGTTCCAGATCCGGCCTCCATCGTGCGCGCCTGCGCGACGCTGGTGAAACCGGGCGGCCAGGTGTTTTTCTCGACCCTCAACCGCAATCCGAAGGCCTACCTGCAAGCGGTGCTGGCGGCCGAATACCTGTTGCGCATGCTGCCTAAAGGCACGCACGACTATGCCAAGTTCATCACGCCAGCCGAACTGGCGCAGTTTGCCCGCAACGCCGGCCTGAGCGTCGATGTCATGCGCGGCATGAGCTATAACCCGCTGACGCTGATCTATTCGCTCAACCAGGACGCCAGCGTCAACTATCTGATGGCGTGCACCAGGCACGCCTGA
- a CDS encoding HAD family hydrolase, whose protein sequence is MSLPIPRAILFDLDGTLADTAPDLAGALNRLRNDRGLSSTPYEQLRPHTSAGARGMIGAAFGLKPGDPDYEELRVGFLAHYAAALAVDSTLFDGIPALLKELRQRQLGWGVVTNKAAVFTDPLVAQIGLADADCVISGDTTAHSKPHPEPLLEAARRLNLQPQECWYVGDDLRDIQAGRAAGMATVAAAWGYCGESEPGSWQADALIDTPLQLLALLPQQ, encoded by the coding sequence ATGTCCCTGCCAATCCCGCGCGCCATCCTGTTTGACCTTGACGGCACGCTTGCCGACACTGCACCGGATCTGGCAGGGGCGCTCAACCGCCTGCGCAATGACCGCGGCTTGAGCAGCACGCCTTACGAGCAATTGCGTCCGCATACTTCAGCCGGTGCGCGCGGCATGATAGGCGCCGCCTTCGGTTTGAAGCCGGGCGACCCGGATTATGAGGAATTGCGCGTTGGCTTCCTGGCTCACTACGCGGCCGCGCTAGCGGTCGACAGCACCCTGTTCGACGGCATTCCTGCGCTCTTGAAAGAACTGCGCCAGCGTCAACTGGGCTGGGGCGTGGTGACCAACAAGGCGGCCGTATTCACCGATCCGCTGGTGGCGCAGATCGGCCTGGCAGATGCCGATTGCGTCATTTCCGGCGACACCACCGCGCATTCGAAACCGCATCCTGAACCATTGCTGGAAGCCGCGCGGCGTCTCAATCTGCAGCCGCAGGAGTGCTGGTATGTGGGCGACGACCTGCGCGATATCCAGGCCGGCCGCGCCGCCGGCATGGCCACCGTCGCCGCCGCATGGGGTTATTGCGGCGAGAGCGAACCGGGCAGCTGGCAAGCCGACGCCCTGATCGATACGCCGCTGCAATTGCTGGCGTTGCTGCCACAGCAGTAA